One window from the genome of Thermaerobacter marianensis DSM 12885 encodes:
- a CDS encoding RelA/SpoT family protein, translated as MAVELQPSITPDELLERAGRYLGPAELDWLRRAFEFSKAAHQGQKRASGRDFIEHPLAVALILADLELDAATLVAALLHDTVEDTPVTLEEVEREFGPEVALLVDGVTKLNQIEWRTRLEEQAENLRKMFLAMARDIRVVLIKLADRLHNMRTLAVVPREKQIAKSRETLEIFAPLAHRLGMSQIQWELEDLALRYLEPERYRELAERIPRKRAEREELAQVIIATLKARLAEAGIRADIQGRAKHFYSIYRKMYEQGKDLSQIYDLIAVRVIVDTVKDCYGALGVVHTIWRPLPGRFKDYIATPKSNMYQSLHTTVIGPQGEPFEIQIRTWDMHRTAEYGIAAHWRYKERGRTDRDFDAKLAWLRQVLEWQNDLGDAREFMESLKIDVFSDEVFVFTPKGDVIDLPAGSTPVDFAYRIHTEIGHRCVGAKVNGRIVPLDYRLKNGDIVEILTNKQSGGPSADWLQFVRTSTARSRIRQWLKKQRRDENLERGRAMLEHELKAHGLPVREVWRKDWLDEVAARYNLPDGEELLVSIGYGGVAAGQVAGRLRDLYRRQVTRDGAEAEPVLPDGEGRRARGSPARTGVRVDGLDHILVRFSRCCNPVPGDPIVGYVTRGRGVSIHRADCNMLKTSPEVGERLIDVSWDQVAGQAFPVAVEISCYDRVGLLSDITAVVADTRRNILAARTRTHRDGTATIDLVVEVQNLEQFDQLRRQLERVRDVIRVERVASR; from the coding sequence ATGGCCGTGGAGCTGCAGCCGTCCATCACGCCCGACGAGCTCCTCGAGCGGGCGGGCCGTTACCTGGGGCCCGCGGAGCTCGACTGGCTCCGCCGTGCCTTCGAGTTCAGCAAGGCGGCCCATCAGGGGCAGAAGCGCGCCTCGGGCCGGGACTTCATCGAGCACCCCCTGGCCGTGGCGCTGATCCTGGCGGACCTGGAGCTGGATGCCGCCACCCTGGTGGCCGCCCTGCTCCACGATACCGTGGAAGACACCCCCGTGACCCTGGAAGAGGTGGAGCGGGAGTTCGGGCCCGAGGTGGCCCTGCTGGTGGACGGGGTGACCAAGCTCAACCAGATCGAGTGGCGCACCCGCCTGGAAGAGCAGGCGGAGAACCTGCGCAAGATGTTCCTGGCCATGGCCCGGGACATCCGGGTCGTGCTGATCAAGCTGGCCGACCGGCTGCACAACATGCGCACCCTGGCGGTGGTGCCGCGGGAGAAGCAGATCGCCAAGTCCCGGGAGACCCTGGAGATCTTCGCCCCCCTGGCCCACCGGTTGGGCATGTCCCAGATCCAGTGGGAGCTGGAGGACCTGGCCCTGCGCTACCTCGAGCCCGAGCGCTACCGGGAGCTGGCCGAGCGGATCCCCCGCAAGCGCGCCGAGCGGGAGGAACTGGCCCAGGTGATCATCGCCACCTTGAAGGCGCGCCTGGCCGAGGCGGGGATCCGCGCCGACATCCAGGGGCGGGCCAAGCACTTCTATAGCATCTACCGCAAGATGTACGAGCAGGGCAAGGACCTGTCCCAGATCTACGACCTGATCGCCGTGCGGGTCATCGTGGACACGGTGAAGGACTGCTACGGGGCCCTGGGCGTGGTGCACACCATCTGGCGGCCGCTGCCCGGCCGGTTCAAGGACTACATCGCCACGCCCAAGTCCAACATGTACCAGTCCCTGCACACCACGGTGATCGGGCCCCAGGGGGAGCCTTTCGAGATCCAGATCCGCACCTGGGACATGCACCGCACCGCCGAGTACGGCATCGCCGCCCACTGGCGGTACAAGGAGCGGGGGCGCACGGACCGCGACTTCGACGCCAAGCTGGCGTGGCTGCGGCAGGTGCTGGAGTGGCAGAACGACCTGGGCGACGCCCGGGAGTTCATGGAGTCGCTGAAGATCGACGTCTTCTCCGACGAGGTCTTCGTCTTCACGCCCAAGGGAGACGTCATCGACCTGCCGGCGGGCTCCACGCCGGTGGACTTCGCCTACCGGATCCACACGGAGATCGGCCACCGCTGCGTGGGCGCCAAGGTCAACGGGCGGATCGTGCCCCTGGACTACCGGCTCAAGAACGGCGACATCGTGGAGATCCTGACCAACAAGCAGTCCGGCGGCCCCTCCGCCGACTGGCTGCAGTTCGTCCGCACCTCCACCGCCCGCAGCCGCATCCGCCAGTGGCTGAAGAAGCAGCGGCGGGACGAGAACCTGGAGCGCGGCCGGGCCATGCTGGAGCACGAGCTCAAGGCCCACGGCCTGCCGGTGCGGGAGGTCTGGCGCAAGGACTGGCTCGACGAGGTGGCGGCCCGCTACAACCTGCCCGACGGCGAGGAACTGCTGGTCTCCATCGGCTACGGGGGCGTGGCGGCGGGCCAGGTGGCCGGGCGGCTGCGGGACCTGTACCGGCGCCAGGTGACCCGGGACGGCGCCGAGGCGGAGCCGGTTCTTCCCGACGGGGAGGGGCGGCGGGCACGGGGCAGCCCCGCCCGGACGGGCGTCCGGGTGGACGGCCTGGACCACATCCTGGTCCGGTTCTCCCGCTGCTGCAACCCGGTGCCCGGCGATCCCATCGTCGGGTACGTGACCCGGGGACGGGGGGTCTCGATCCACCGGGCCGATTGCAATATGCTCAAGACGAGCCCCGAAGTCGGCGAGCGGCTGATCGACGTCAGCTGGGACCAGGTGGCGGGGCAGGCCTTCCCGGTGGCGGTGGAGATCTCCTGCTATGACCGGGTGGGCCTGTTGTCGGACATCACCGCCGTGGTGGCGGACACCCGCCGCAACATCCTGGCGGCCCGGACCCGCACCCACCGGGATGGCACGGCCACCATCGACCTGGTGGTGGAGGTGCAGAATCTCGAGCAGTTCGACCAGCTGCGGCGCCAGCTGGAGCGGGTCCGGGACGTGATCCGGGTGGAGCGGGTGGCCAGCCGCTAG
- a CDS encoding vWA domain-containing protein, with amino-acid sequence MRPLVAGLERLTERLGRQADLTARLAQSLARGAAGIGEAALASTCVHLLVVGRPGVVQVLQDVDAGQVFYGRSRPGQILHIDVFHAEGEVDHRLVARQLARAARIFARDAGTYRMAGLPVEQIPDYVDLQTGTGGGRASGSLIYGRRLSLRLAHRNHVHLAVGLPRALWGFAVYAVAAAEEAILAAGLELRRIEAVERVPGRGGAPLDLSDYETSSDSFLREEGRPRPGGGGWPWAGPGDARFAPGRQAGSPGAAGTPGAGGDGEGPGAPTGGGAGEGVLVRGPAPGWETGGGLPPRAGAGQEPGEASGPTGWREVPVDGDGADGPGTGRGRTGAGPSGGIRRGSAAGRALWRSWWGAGRWAGASPGDVPPAVWPPGGAGPGREGGTGTAGDGLSGTADRGSPGGDAGSSVAAAGGAGRGLTGPGGIPLLRAEAARQQLLARSLDWLRETGVDLGTALLERLAQGAGLRDLQLPGASYEDLRRWLVALREAGLLEREGERYRLSRLGRELLLFLMDEPAAVRTALRRMLRVRPVQHDPRPGHGQVAVYDDERGRQANRRGVRPWAPGTGGDGLAVAETVLAALARGGLPLRVEVRDLRLYRRLRRHPVDVCLVLDASASMAGSRIRAAKDLAQQLLVSTRDRVAVITFQERVVQVQVPLTRNTTRVERGLSQIQPYGLTPLAQGLEAALAYLAQSRARNPLLVLITDGIPTVPYRSANPLDDAIQVARQLGEGRFGRIGFTCIGLQPNERYLRALVRAAGGRLYVVDELERDTLVSIVHRERAQRKERARP; translated from the coding sequence GTGAGACCCCTGGTGGCGGGCCTCGAGCGCCTGACCGAGCGCCTGGGGCGCCAAGCCGACCTGACCGCCCGCCTGGCCCAGTCGCTGGCGCGGGGCGCCGCTGGAATCGGCGAGGCCGCCCTGGCCAGCACCTGCGTGCACCTGCTGGTGGTGGGACGGCCCGGCGTGGTCCAGGTGCTACAGGACGTGGACGCCGGCCAGGTCTTCTACGGCCGGTCCCGCCCGGGCCAGATCCTCCACATCGACGTCTTCCACGCCGAAGGCGAGGTGGACCACCGCCTGGTGGCGCGCCAGCTGGCCCGGGCGGCGCGCATCTTCGCCCGGGACGCCGGCACCTACCGCATGGCCGGCCTGCCTGTCGAGCAGATCCCCGACTACGTCGACCTGCAGACCGGGACGGGCGGCGGCCGCGCTTCGGGCTCGCTGATCTACGGCCGCCGCCTCTCCCTGCGCCTGGCCCACCGCAACCACGTCCACCTGGCCGTCGGGCTGCCCCGGGCCTTGTGGGGCTTTGCCGTCTATGCCGTGGCGGCGGCCGAAGAGGCCATCCTGGCGGCGGGCCTGGAACTGCGCCGGATCGAGGCGGTGGAGCGGGTCCCCGGCCGCGGCGGTGCCCCCCTGGATCTCAGCGACTACGAGACCTCGTCCGACTCCTTCCTGCGGGAGGAGGGACGCCCGCGGCCCGGAGGAGGCGGCTGGCCCTGGGCGGGGCCGGGCGACGCCCGCTTCGCCCCCGGCCGGCAAGCCGGAAGCCCGGGCGCGGCCGGGACACCGGGTGCCGGCGGCGACGGGGAGGGGCCGGGAGCGCCCACCGGGGGTGGGGCTGGAGAGGGCGTTCTCGTCCGGGGGCCCGCACCCGGGTGGGAGACCGGCGGCGGCCTGCCGCCGCGGGCCGGCGCCGGGCAGGAACCGGGCGAGGCCTCGGGCCCCACCGGGTGGCGGGAAGTCCCCGTGGACGGTGACGGTGCCGATGGGCCGGGGACAGGCCGGGGCCGGACGGGGGCGGGACCGTCCGGGGGGATCCGCCGGGGCAGCGCGGCGGGTCGCGCCTTGTGGCGGTCCTGGTGGGGCGCCGGCCGGTGGGCCGGCGCCAGCCCGGGGGACGTCCCGCCCGCCGTCTGGCCACCGGGCGGAGCCGGACCCGGCCGGGAGGGGGGTACCGGCACCGCGGGGGACGGGCTGTCCGGAACCGCGGACCGGGGTTCCCCGGGCGGGGACGCCGGTTCGTCCGTGGCCGCGGCCGGCGGCGCCGGCCGCGGGTTGACGGGTCCGGGCGGGATCCCGCTCCTCCGGGCCGAGGCCGCCCGGCAGCAGCTGCTGGCCCGCTCCCTGGACTGGCTGCGGGAGACGGGGGTCGACCTGGGCACCGCGCTGCTGGAACGGCTGGCCCAGGGCGCCGGGCTGCGGGACCTGCAGCTGCCCGGCGCCAGCTACGAGGACCTGCGCCGCTGGCTGGTCGCCCTGCGGGAAGCGGGGCTGCTGGAACGGGAGGGCGAGCGATACCGGCTGAGCCGCCTGGGCCGGGAGCTGCTGCTGTTCCTCATGGACGAACCCGCCGCCGTCCGCACGGCCCTGCGCCGGATGCTGCGGGTGCGGCCCGTCCAGCACGATCCGCGGCCCGGCCACGGCCAGGTGGCGGTCTACGACGACGAGCGGGGCCGGCAGGCCAACCGGCGGGGGGTGCGGCCGTGGGCGCCGGGGACGGGCGGTGACGGGCTGGCCGTGGCGGAGACGGTCCTGGCGGCCCTGGCCCGGGGCGGCCTGCCCCTGCGGGTGGAGGTCCGGGACCTGCGCCTCTACCGGCGGCTTCGGCGTCACCCGGTGGACGTCTGCCTGGTTCTCGACGCCAGCGCCAGCATGGCGGGCAGCCGGATCCGCGCCGCCAAGGATCTGGCCCAGCAGCTCTTGGTCTCGACCCGCGACCGGGTGGCCGTCATCACCTTCCAGGAGCGGGTCGTCCAGGTCCAGGTGCCCTTGACGCGCAACACCACCCGGGTTGAGCGCGGGCTGAGCCAGATCCAGCCCTATGGCCTGACGCCCCTGGCCCAGGGGCTGGAGGCGGCCCTGGCCTACCTGGCCCAAAGCCGCGCCCGCAATCCGCTGCTGGTGCTGATCACCGACGGCATCCCCACGGTCCCCTACCGTAGCGCCAACCCGCTGGACGACGCCATCCAGGTGGCCCGCCAGCTGGGCGAGGGCCGGTTCGGCCGCATCGGCTTCACCTGCATCGGCCTGCAGCCCAACGAGCGGTACCTGCGGGCGCTGGTGCGGGCGGCCGGCGGGCGCCTGTACGTGGTGGACGAGCTGGAACGCGATACCCTCGTCTCCATCGTCCACCGGGAGCGGGCCCAGCGCAAGGAACGGGCGCGGCCGTGA
- the secD gene encoding protein translocase subunit SecD has protein sequence MRARRRWRAVLTLVLSLALLGGIAAWTLLDFKLQDRINRGLDLAGGVRVVLQGVDKPGNPVTREKIDDAVEIIRNRVDALGVAEPVIQRQGEDRIVVELAGVKDPQAAIETIGRTARLEFRGPDGSVVVTGDQLVAGGIQVAADQAGRPVVQLQFNPQGTEKFAEATRKFLGSPISIVLDDQVISSPKVNDVITNGRAEITGIPTFEEAQRLAVALRYGALPVDLQVVENRTVSATLGADSLQRSVEALIVGGAAVAAFMLVIYRIPGFWAVTALAVYMLLTAGALYGLNATLTLPGIAGFVMSVGMAVDANVLIYERIKDELKAGKTIRAALDAGFRNAFSAILDSNLTTLIAAAVLYGLGTGPVRGFAVTLAVGVVASMFTAITLTRFFLRNLVDAELFRQPARLFGVRGEAR, from the coding sequence ATGCGAGCGCGCCGCAGGTGGCGGGCGGTGCTGACCCTGGTCCTGAGCCTGGCGCTGCTGGGGGGCATCGCCGCCTGGACGCTGCTGGATTTCAAGCTGCAAGACCGGATCAACCGCGGCCTCGACCTGGCCGGCGGCGTGCGGGTGGTCCTCCAGGGCGTGGACAAGCCTGGCAACCCGGTGACCCGGGAGAAGATCGACGACGCCGTGGAGATCATCCGCAACCGGGTGGACGCCCTGGGCGTGGCCGAGCCGGTGATCCAGCGCCAGGGTGAGGACCGCATCGTGGTGGAACTGGCCGGCGTCAAAGATCCCCAGGCGGCCATCGAGACCATCGGCCGGACCGCGCGCCTGGAGTTCCGCGGGCCCGACGGCAGCGTGGTGGTGACGGGCGACCAGCTGGTGGCGGGCGGCATCCAGGTGGCGGCCGATCAGGCCGGACGCCCGGTGGTACAATTGCAGTTCAACCCCCAGGGCACGGAGAAGTTCGCCGAGGCCACGCGCAAGTTTTTGGGGAGCCCCATCTCGATCGTCCTGGATGATCAGGTGATCTCCTCGCCCAAGGTCAACGACGTGATCACCAACGGCCGCGCCGAGATCACCGGCATCCCCACCTTTGAGGAGGCCCAGCGGCTGGCGGTGGCGCTGCGCTACGGGGCCCTGCCCGTGGACCTGCAGGTGGTCGAGAACCGCACGGTGTCGGCGACCCTGGGTGCGGACTCGCTGCAGCGCAGCGTCGAGGCCCTGATCGTGGGGGGCGCGGCGGTGGCGGCCTTCATGCTGGTGATCTACCGCATCCCCGGCTTCTGGGCGGTGACGGCCCTGGCGGTGTACATGCTGCTCACCGCCGGCGCCCTCTACGGGCTCAATGCCACCCTCACGCTGCCGGGCATCGCCGGGTTCGTCATGTCGGTGGGCATGGCCGTGGACGCCAACGTGCTGATCTACGAGCGCATCAAGGACGAGCTCAAGGCGGGCAAGACCATCCGTGCCGCCCTGGATGCAGGCTTCCGCAACGCCTTCTCGGCCATCCTCGACTCCAACCTGACGACGCTGATCGCGGCGGCGGTGCTCTACGGCCTGGGCACCGGGCCGGTGCGCGGCTTTGCCGTCACCCTGGCGGTCGGCGTGGTGGCCAGCATGTTCACCGCCATCACCCTCACGCGGTTCTTCCTGCGGAACCTGGTGGACGCGGAGCTCTTCCGGCAGCCGGCGCGGCTGTTCGGCGTGAGGGGTGAGGCGCGGTGA
- the recJ gene encoding single-stranded-DNA-specific exonuclease RecJ, which translates to MRPPVAGRRWRVRPASPEAAARLVDALGVTPLTARVLAARGWTDVAVARQLLRGRPPLHDPFRLPDMAAAVDRIRRALARGEGILIVGDYDADGVAAAALLYRGLLDLEPDARVQVYIPDRHREGYGVPVGALDAATTMGAGLLITVDNGIAAHGPLAEARRRGLDVIVTDHHQVQDTLPPALAVINPHRPDSGYPWRGLCGAGVVFKLLQALLGDEPASPVWWQLAAVATVADVVPLLDENRALVQRGLEELAAAPLPGLAALAEAAGLGDTRLDAHGVAFILAPRLNAAGRMGSAWQAWELLATDDLGRARALAMAIEQLNRLRRQQEELALGQALQRVERGEGVYGDEVIALAHPTWHQGVLGIVASRLVDLFHRPALVGRRQDHRITGSGRSIAGFHLFRALAACADLFERFGGHAQAAGFTLPADRWADLGARLADEARRHLGPDDRIPAVDVDAVVRPEELTVAAVRELERLAPFGEGNPEPVVALAGLPPAGARTVGGAGEHLRLEWPGGWSAVAFGLGELAEQVRQARQVEVAVRPRVGTFRGEERVDLHIQDLRPAAAARAAWLAAELERRRRWTAELYPDREALVQVYAALERVAAAASPRHTPAAGAATRGTPGGSPSRDHPEAAGAGRLLPASASALVQALAAQLPGWPRHTLWAAVEILREAGVLAPAVQAPGAAPASAPAAGWAPGAAGAGAGAAGAAAGAGGGAAPGRSTGPQGGPAAGSSAWVLAPRGRRAFDLNQSPRYRTGVVRRRLLDGVAAALAARRWEEAERALAHPLAVPLPLGYNEMIRNASRTGGPAGFGGAAGPDGG; encoded by the coding sequence GTGAGGCCGCCCGTGGCGGGCCGCCGCTGGCGGGTTCGTCCCGCCTCCCCCGAAGCTGCCGCCCGCCTGGTCGACGCCCTGGGCGTCACCCCGTTGACGGCCCGGGTGCTGGCCGCCCGCGGCTGGACCGACGTCGCGGTGGCGCGCCAGTTGCTGCGGGGCCGCCCGCCCCTGCACGACCCCTTCCGGCTGCCCGACATGGCGGCCGCCGTCGACCGCATCCGCCGCGCCCTGGCCCGCGGGGAGGGGATCCTGATCGTCGGCGACTACGACGCCGACGGCGTGGCTGCCGCCGCCCTGCTGTACCGCGGCCTCTTGGACCTGGAGCCCGATGCCCGGGTCCAGGTCTACATCCCGGACCGGCACCGGGAAGGCTACGGCGTGCCGGTGGGGGCGTTGGACGCCGCCACGACCATGGGGGCGGGCCTGCTGATCACCGTGGACAACGGCATTGCCGCCCACGGGCCGCTGGCCGAGGCGCGGCGCCGGGGCCTGGACGTCATCGTCACGGACCATCACCAGGTGCAGGACACGCTGCCCCCCGCCCTGGCGGTGATCAACCCCCACCGTCCGGACAGCGGCTATCCCTGGCGCGGCCTGTGCGGCGCGGGCGTGGTGTTCAAGCTGCTCCAGGCGCTGCTGGGCGACGAACCGGCCTCCCCCGTTTGGTGGCAACTGGCCGCCGTGGCGACGGTGGCCGACGTGGTGCCGCTGCTCGACGAGAACCGCGCCCTGGTCCAGCGGGGGCTGGAGGAGCTGGCCGCCGCGCCGCTGCCCGGGCTGGCGGCCCTGGCCGAGGCCGCGGGCCTTGGGGATACCCGCCTGGATGCCCACGGCGTGGCGTTCATCCTCGCCCCGCGGCTCAACGCCGCCGGTCGTATGGGGTCGGCCTGGCAGGCGTGGGAGCTGCTGGCCACCGACGACCTGGGCCGCGCCCGGGCCCTGGCCATGGCCATCGAGCAGCTCAACCGCCTGCGCCGGCAGCAGGAAGAGCTCGCCCTGGGCCAGGCGCTCCAGCGGGTGGAGCGGGGGGAGGGCGTCTACGGCGACGAGGTCATTGCCCTGGCCCACCCCACATGGCACCAGGGGGTGCTGGGCATCGTGGCCTCCCGGCTGGTCGACCTCTTCCACCGGCCGGCCCTGGTGGGCCGCCGGCAGGACCATCGCATCACGGGTTCGGGGCGCAGCATCGCCGGGTTCCACCTGTTCCGGGCGCTGGCGGCCTGCGCCGACCTGTTCGAGCGCTTCGGCGGCCACGCCCAGGCCGCAGGCTTCACCCTGCCCGCGGACCGCTGGGCCGACCTGGGCGCGCGCCTGGCCGATGAGGCCCGACGCCACCTGGGGCCCGACGACCGCATCCCGGCGGTGGACGTGGACGCCGTCGTCCGGCCGGAGGAGCTGACGGTGGCGGCGGTGCGGGAGCTGGAACGCCTGGCGCCCTTCGGCGAGGGGAACCCCGAACCCGTGGTGGCCCTGGCGGGCCTGCCGCCGGCCGGGGCCCGGACCGTGGGCGGTGCCGGCGAGCATCTGCGACTGGAGTGGCCGGGCGGGTGGTCGGCGGTGGCCTTCGGGCTGGGCGAGCTGGCCGAGCAGGTCCGGCAGGCGCGCCAGGTGGAGGTGGCCGTACGGCCGCGGGTGGGCACCTTCCGCGGCGAGGAGCGCGTCGACCTGCACATCCAGGACCTGCGCCCGGCCGCCGCGGCCCGGGCGGCGTGGCTGGCGGCGGAGCTGGAGCGGCGGCGCCGGTGGACGGCGGAACTGTACCCGGACCGGGAGGCGCTGGTGCAGGTGTACGCGGCCCTGGAGCGGGTGGCGGCGGCAGCCTCGCCCCGCCACACGCCGGCGGCGGGAGCGGCGACCCGAGGCACGCCGGGCGGATCCCCTTCCCGGGACCACCCGGAGGCCGCGGGCGCGGGCCGGCTCCTGCCGGCCAGCGCGTCCGCCCTCGTCCAGGCCCTGGCCGCGCAACTGCCGGGCTGGCCTCGCCACACCTTGTGGGCGGCGGTGGAGATCCTGCGGGAGGCGGGCGTCCTGGCGCCGGCGGTCCAGGCTCCGGGTGCCGCGCCGGCAAGCGCCCCGGCGGCCGGTTGGGCGCCTGGCGCCGCCGGTGCGGGGGCCGGCGCCGCGGGGGCTGCCGCCGGTGCGGGCGGAGGTGCCGCCCCGGGCCGCTCCACCGGCCCGCAGGGCGGCCCCGCGGCGGGTTCGTCCGCCTGGGTGCTGGCGCCCCGGGGCCGCCGGGCCTTCGATCTCAACCAGAGCCCCCGCTACCGCACGGGCGTCGTCCGCCGGCGACTGCTGGACGGGGTGGCCGCGGCCCTGGCTGCCCGGCGGTGGGAGGAGGCCGAGCGGGCGCTGGCCCATCCCCTGGCCGTCCCCTTGCCGCTGGGATACAATGAGATGATAAGAAACGCCAGCCGGACGGGCGGCCCGGCGGGGTTCGGCGGCGCCGCCGGCCCGGACGGCGGCTAG
- the secF gene encoding protein translocase subunit SecF, translating into MTGFSFVRSRGVAFALSLLLLAAGMVAWAVRGLNYNVEFTGGTAWTLRFEKPVEAGAIRSVLAEQGLDDAIVQLSEEGRVAFLRTPHVDQATQQKVLEALGKDVAPVQLEQFDSISPVIGREIKEKGLLALGLATVGMIVYMTVRFEFWFAVAAILAMLHDVFMVVGLFALLQWQVDASFIAALLTVFGYSINDTVVVFDRIRENLRLRRKEPLDELVDRSIRQVLRRSILTGTTTLLALAAVFAFGGETIRAFSGAMFFGIFFGTYSSIFVASPLWYVLRQRAARRAAEARAAG; encoded by the coding sequence GTGACGGGATTCTCCTTCGTGCGCAGCCGGGGCGTGGCCTTCGCCCTGAGCCTGCTCCTACTGGCGGCGGGCATGGTCGCCTGGGCCGTGCGCGGCCTGAACTACAACGTGGAGTTCACGGGGGGCACCGCCTGGACCCTGCGCTTCGAGAAACCGGTGGAGGCCGGCGCGATCCGCTCGGTGCTGGCGGAGCAGGGCCTGGACGACGCCATCGTCCAGCTGTCGGAGGAGGGCCGGGTGGCCTTCCTGCGCACGCCCCACGTGGACCAGGCGACCCAGCAGAAGGTCCTCGAGGCGCTGGGCAAGGACGTGGCGCCCGTGCAGCTGGAGCAGTTCGACAGCATCAGCCCCGTCATCGGCCGCGAGATCAAGGAGAAGGGCCTGCTGGCCCTGGGGCTGGCCACCGTGGGCATGATCGTCTACATGACGGTGCGGTTCGAGTTCTGGTTCGCCGTGGCCGCCATCCTGGCCATGCTGCACGACGTGTTCATGGTGGTGGGCCTGTTCGCCTTGCTGCAGTGGCAGGTGGACGCATCCTTCATCGCGGCGCTGCTGACGGTGTTCGGCTACTCCATCAACGACACCGTGGTGGTCTTCGACCGCATCCGCGAGAACCTGCGCCTGCGCCGGAAGGAGCCGCTGGACGAGCTGGTGGACCGCTCCATCCGCCAGGTGTTGCGCCGGTCGATCTTGACGGGGACCACCACCTTGCTGGCCCTGGCGGCGGTCTTCGCCTTCGGCGGCGAGACGATCCGCGCCTTTTCCGGCGCCATGTTCTTCGGCATCTTCTTCGGGACCTACTCGTCGATCTTCGTCGCCAGCCCCCTCTGGTACGTGCTGCGCCAGCGGGCGGCGCGCCGGGCGGCGGAGGCGCGGGCGGCGGGGTAA